Proteins from one Bdellovibrionota bacterium genomic window:
- a CDS encoding LD-carboxypeptidase, which yields MAPASPFDRVRFKEAVRWLEKRGYRVTYDSGIFSSEGYLAGSDERRRSEFLRAWKDPHSRAILTARGGYGSIRLLPLSLPKKSRPKIFMGLSDLTVLLNHVSKSTGMVTVHGPVLAGEMFRKLSENLRDKLYRKLESGEPTVLSAPRDFRIFRSGHARGRIWGGNLSTIQSTLSTPFEIPFKGAFLFLEEVCEPEYRIDRMCAQLALSGAFKRIHALLLGQFTDLRNQPHSRRWIESLVRRYLPGRRIPILTGIQAGHGRNEVLFPIGGTARIEHNGRRLWLSPLVGKNR from the coding sequence ATCGCGCCGGCGAGCCCCTTCGATCGGGTCCGATTTAAGGAAGCGGTGAGGTGGCTCGAGAAACGAGGTTATCGCGTCACGTACGATTCGGGCATTTTTTCAAGCGAAGGGTACCTCGCGGGATCCGACGAGCGGCGGCGTTCCGAATTTTTGCGGGCGTGGAAAGATCCTCATTCTCGGGCGATTCTGACCGCACGAGGGGGATACGGATCGATTCGTTTGTTGCCGCTGAGTTTGCCGAAGAAAAGCCGGCCGAAGATTTTCATGGGACTCAGTGATCTAACGGTGCTCCTGAACCATGTTTCAAAGAGTACGGGAATGGTCACCGTCCACGGTCCCGTTTTGGCGGGAGAAATGTTTCGAAAATTATCTGAGAATTTGCGCGACAAGCTTTACCGAAAACTGGAGTCCGGCGAGCCGACCGTACTTTCAGCACCCCGAGACTTTCGGATTTTTCGATCGGGGCACGCGCGGGGGCGCATTTGGGGCGGCAATTTGTCCACCATACAGTCCACCCTTTCCACCCCCTTTGAGATTCCCTTTAAGGGGGCCTTTCTCTTCCTGGAAGAGGTGTGCGAGCCGGAGTATCGAATCGACCGTATGTGCGCACAACTTGCTTTGTCGGGGGCCTTTAAGCGAATCCACGCCCTGCTCCTCGGCCAGTTTACCGACCTGCGAAACCAGCCCCATTCTCGTCGCTGGATCGAATCTCTCGTCCGGCGGTACCTACCCGGCCGAAGAATTCCGATTCTGACGGGAATCCAAGCCGGTCACGGCCGAAACGAAGTTCTTTTCCCGATCGGCGGCACGGCTCGGATCGAACATAACGGCCGAAGGCTTTGGCTTTCGCCGTTGGTCGGAAAGAATCGATGA